Proteins from one Podospora pseudoanserina strain CBS 124.78 chromosome 1, whole genome shotgun sequence genomic window:
- the INH1 gene encoding ATPase inhibitor (EggNog:ENOG503P6X6; COG:S): MLRTSFTKVARPALFSRSFAITSRAMAAGDTGAPPKTGGQGDAFQRREKAQEDFAIRQREKEKLIALRQKLREQQDHLQKLSDHMSVVRLHYTLELPVLMYSKTATRSPRSRVASTTKYLSTRLITTRSSRFGCQLQFDQPHHHSMKSWHQP, from the exons ATGCTTCGCACATCATTCACCAAGGTCGCCCGCCCTGCGCTCTTCTCCCGCTCGTTCGCGATCACCTCGCGCGCCATGGCTGCTGGTGACACCGGCGCTCCCCCCAAGACCGGCGGCCAGGG TGATGCCTTCCAGCGCCGCGAGAAGGCCCAGGAGGACTTTGCCATCCGCCAGcgcgagaaggagaagctcatcgCCCTCAGACAAAAGCTCAGGGAGCAGCAGGACCACCTCCAGAAGCTCTCTGACCACATGTCAGTAGTCAGGCTCCATTATACCCTTGAACTCCCGGTACTGATGTATTCGAAAACAGCGACGAGATCACCAAGGAGCAGGGTGGCGAGCACAACTAAATATTTATCTACAAGATTAATAACCACGCGCTCTTCTCGGTTTGGCTGTCAACTCCAATTTGACCAGCCACATCATCACTCAATGAAATCATGGCACCAACCATGA